In Rhodobacter sp. 24-YEA-8, the following are encoded in one genomic region:
- a CDS encoding AI-2E family transporter: MSLPIQTQAKYWAIAGLVLIVLLWLLGDVLLPFVLGAALAYFLDPVADRLERLGLSRVVATSVIALVAVLIFVLLVLSIIPTLIQQLMALIESAPEISKKLQGFLVDRFPELADRTSTLRQTLAELGETVKAQGGKVVGGLIQTAFGAVSIVLVLLVAPVVTFYLLLDWDRMIARTDALLPRQHIDSIRQIASEIDVTLAGFLRGQVMVCLILGAFYAIALMAAGLQYGLIVGALAGAITFIPYIGALFGGVLAIGLALFQFWGDWFSIGIIVAIFAVGQFAEGNILSPKLVGQSVGLHPVWLLLALSAFGSLFGFVGMLVAVPVAAVIGVLVRFGVAQYQNSPLFIGEQSVNPLPTQPARSRRSPLKDADRAESGDEA; the protein is encoded by the coding sequence ATGTCACTGCCGATCCAGACACAGGCGAAATACTGGGCGATCGCCGGGCTGGTGCTGATCGTGCTCCTCTGGCTGCTTGGCGATGTGCTTTTGCCTTTCGTCCTCGGGGCGGCGCTGGCCTATTTCCTCGATCCGGTTGCCGACCGGCTGGAGCGGCTGGGGCTGAGCCGCGTGGTGGCGACTTCGGTGATCGCGCTGGTCGCGGTGCTGATCTTCGTACTTCTTGTTCTGTCGATCATCCCGACCCTGATCCAGCAGTTGATGGCGCTGATCGAATCCGCGCCCGAGATATCCAAAAAGCTGCAGGGCTTCCTCGTGGATCGTTTCCCCGAACTGGCCGACCGCACCTCGACCCTGCGCCAGACGCTTGCCGAACTTGGCGAGACGGTGAAGGCCCAGGGCGGCAAGGTCGTGGGGGGGCTGATCCAGACCGCATTCGGCGCGGTGTCGATCGTTCTTGTCCTGCTGGTGGCGCCGGTCGTGACCTTTTATCTGCTGCTGGACTGGGACCGGATGATCGCCCGCACCGATGCGCTGCTGCCGCGCCAGCATATCGACAGCATCCGCCAGATCGCCTCTGAAATCGACGTGACGCTGGCAGGGTTCCTGCGCGGACAGGTCATGGTCTGCCTGATCCTTGGCGCTTTCTACGCCATCGCGCTGATGGCGGCAGGGCTGCAATATGGGCTGATCGTCGGCGCGCTGGCCGGGGCGATCACCTTCATCCCTTATATCGGCGCGCTGTTTGGCGGCGTCCTCGCCATCGGCCTTGCGCTGTTCCAGTTCTGGGGCGACTGGTTTTCCATCGGCATCATTGTGGCGATTTTCGCGGTGGGCCAGTTTGCCGAGGGCAATATCCTGTCGCCCAAGCTGGTGGGGCAATCGGTCGGGCTGCACCCGGTCTGGCTTTTGCTGGCGCTTTCGGCCTTTGGCTCGCTCTTTGGCTTTGTGGGTATGCTGGTGGCCGTTCCGGTTGCGGCGGTGATCGGGGTGTTGGTGCGCTTTGGCGTCGCTCAGTATCAGAACAGCCCGCTTTTCATCGGAGAACAGTCCGTAAATCCACTTCCGACACAACCAGCGCGCAGCCGCAGATCGCCCCTTAAAGACGCGGACCGCGCAGAAAGCGGAGATGAGGCGTGA
- a CDS encoding chromosomal replication initiator DnaA — translation MSRQLAFHLPPQENLGREDYIVTPATALALCAIDRWRDWPGGKMLLIGPEGSGKSHLAAIWAGSTAAPRIAARDLAQLQSDQDLPELAASGVVAIEDADQIAGDRAAETALFHLHNLLLPQGRLLVTGKTPPRDWGLTLPDLLSRLQAAALTRIEAPDDALLNGVLVKLFADRQLQPPANLIPWAIARMPRSIRAARVLVSRMDELALERGCAPGLRLAAEILGETLPE, via the coding sequence GTGAGCAGACAACTCGCCTTTCACCTGCCGCCCCAGGAGAATCTCGGGCGCGAGGATTACATCGTCACCCCCGCGACCGCATTGGCGCTTTGCGCGATTGACCGCTGGCGCGACTGGCCGGGCGGCAAAATGCTGCTGATCGGGCCCGAGGGGTCGGGAAAGTCGCATCTCGCCGCGATCTGGGCCGGATCGACCGCCGCGCCGCGCATAGCCGCGCGGGATCTGGCGCAGCTGCAATCCGATCAGGATCTGCCCGAACTCGCCGCGTCCGGCGTGGTCGCGATCGAGGACGCGGACCAGATCGCCGGCGACCGCGCGGCCGAGACGGCGCTGTTCCATCTGCATAACCTGCTTTTGCCGCAGGGAAGGCTGCTGGTGACCGGCAAGACCCCGCCGCGCGACTGGGGCCTGACATTGCCGGACCTGCTCTCGCGCCTCCAGGCTGCGGCGTTGACGCGGATCGAGGCGCCTGATGATGCGCTGCTGAACGGGGTCTTGGTAAAGCTCTTTGCCGACCGGCAGCTGCAGCCGCCGGCGAACCTGATCCCCTGGGCCATAGCGCGGATGCCGCGCTCGATCCGGGCGGCGCGCGTGCTGGTCAGCCGGATGGACGAGCTGGCGCTGGAGCGGGGCTGCGCCCCGGGCCTGCGGCTTGCGGCCGAGATCCTGGGCGAAACGCTGCCGGAATAA
- a CDS encoding RNA degradosome polyphosphate kinase, translating to MTQADFLKTTAPAIVTLPDDEVHGPKRFFNRELSWLAFNWRVLEEAANPAVPLLERLRFLSISATNLDEFYTVRVAGLRALKRTGNNVFSEDGRTPAEQLELISADARRLMQVQQTTFKKLRAEMEEVGIILLTRSKLNVRDLKFLEEYFLSNVFPVLSPLAIDPAHPFPFIPNTGFSLALELERTSDRRRLNALLPIPQQVSRFVQLPGNPGQDRFLPLEELLLLHLDMLFPGFSDRGHCTFRVLRDSDLEVEEEAEDLVREFETALKRRRRGEVIRLKMSAGAPPELRQLIMQEIDADEDEVIEVRGLIGIADLKALVLNSRPDLLWPPFSPRVPERVRDHEGNIFAAIKQKDMLLHHPYETFDTVIRFLEQAARDPNVVAIKQTLYRTSWDSPIVSALCEAAEAGKSVTALVELKARFDEAANIRQSRRLERSGAHVVYGFMNLKTHAKISTVVRREGDSLVTYTHYGTGNYHPITAKIYTDLSLFTCDAALGRDATKVFNYLSGYVQPQGLENLSISPISLKPRLIELIAAEADHARAGRPAGIWAKMNSVIDADVIDALYAASQAGVKISLVIRGICGLRPGVKGLSENIRVKSIVGRFLEHSRIVCFGNGFGLPSQKARVFISSADWMGRNLTRRVETLVEAINPTVKSQILSQIMAANLADEAQSWVLSADGRYRRDLGAADGSLFNCHRFFMENPSLSGRGTAGAKDAPRILCGRDEETGAAAKTGSG from the coding sequence ATGACACAGGCAGATTTTCTCAAAACGACCGCCCCCGCGATTGTCACCCTCCCGGATGACGAGGTTCATGGGCCGAAACGCTTTTTCAACCGAGAGCTCAGCTGGCTTGCATTCAACTGGCGCGTCCTGGAAGAGGCGGCAAACCCTGCCGTGCCGCTGTTGGAACGGCTGCGGTTTCTGTCGATCTCGGCGACCAATCTTGATGAATTCTACACCGTCCGCGTGGCGGGTCTGCGGGCCCTGAAACGCACGGGCAATAACGTCTTTTCCGAAGATGGCCGCACTCCAGCCGAACAGCTGGAACTGATCAGCGCTGATGCGCGGCGCCTGATGCAGGTGCAACAGACCACCTTCAAGAAACTGCGCGCCGAGATGGAAGAGGTCGGGATCATCCTGCTGACCCGGTCCAAGCTGAATGTGCGCGATCTGAAATTCCTTGAGGAATACTTTCTCTCGAATGTTTTTCCGGTGCTGTCGCCGCTGGCCATCGACCCGGCGCACCCTTTCCCCTTCATCCCCAATACCGGCTTTTCGCTGGCGCTGGAGCTGGAGCGCACCTCGGACCGGCGCCGGCTGAATGCGCTGCTTCCGATCCCGCAACAGGTCTCGCGCTTTGTCCAGCTGCCGGGCAATCCCGGCCAGGACCGGTTCCTGCCGCTGGAAGAGCTGCTGCTCCTGCATCTCGACATGCTGTTCCCCGGCTTTTCGGATCGCGGGCATTGCACCTTCCGCGTGCTGAGGGACAGTGACCTTGAGGTCGAGGAAGAGGCCGAAGACCTTGTCCGCGAATTCGAGACCGCGCTGAAACGCCGCCGTCGCGGCGAGGTGATCCGGCTGAAAATGTCGGCGGGCGCACCGCCCGAACTGCGGCAGCTGATCATGCAGGAGATCGACGCCGACGAGGATGAGGTGATCGAGGTGCGTGGCCTGATCGGCATCGCCGATCTGAAAGCGCTGGTGCTGAATTCGCGCCCCGATCTCTTGTGGCCGCCCTTCAGCCCGCGCGTGCCGGAACGGGTGCGCGACCATGAGGGCAATATTTTCGCCGCGATCAAGCAAAAGGATATGCTGCTGCATCATCCTTACGAAACCTTCGACACCGTGATCCGCTTTCTGGAACAGGCGGCGCGCGACCCCAATGTGGTGGCGATCAAACAGACGCTGTATCGCACCTCCTGGGACAGCCCCATCGTCTCGGCTTTGTGCGAGGCGGCCGAGGCAGGCAAATCGGTCACGGCGCTGGTCGAGCTGAAAGCGCGCTTTGACGAGGCCGCGAATATCCGCCAGTCACGTCGGCTGGAACGGTCGGGTGCCCATGTGGTTTACGGGTTCATGAACCTGAAAACCCACGCGAAGATCTCGACCGTGGTGCGGCGCGAAGGCGACAGCCTCGTCACCTATACCCATTACGGCACCGGCAATTACCACCCGATCACCGCCAAGATCTATACCGATCTCTCGCTGTTCACCTGCGATGCGGCGCTCGGGCGCGATGCGACCAAGGTGTTCAACTACCTTTCGGGCTATGTGCAGCCCCAGGGGCTGGAAAACCTCTCGATCTCGCCGATCTCGCTGAAACCCCGTTTGATCGAGCTGATCGCAGCCGAGGCCGATCACGCCCGCGCGGGCCGTCCTGCCGGGATCTGGGCCAAGATGAATTCGGTGATCGACGCCGATGTGATCGACGCGCTTTATGCCGCCTCCCAGGCGGGGGTGAAGATCAGCCTCGTGATCCGCGGCATCTGCGGGCTCCGGCCGGGCGTCAAAGGCCTGTCGGAAAACATCCGGGTGAAATCAATCGTCGGGCGTTTTCTCGAACATTCGCGCATCGTCTGTTTCGGCAATGGCTTTGGCCTGCCATCGCAAAAGGCGCGGGTCTTTATCTCTTCCGCCGACTGGATGGGCCGGAACCTCACCCGCCGCGTCGAGACCCTGGTCGAAGCGATCAACCCGACGGTCAAAAGCCAGATCCTGTCGCAGATCATGGCGGCAAACCTTGCGGATGAGGCACAAAGCTGGGTCCTCTCCGCTGATGGGCGCTACCGCCGCGACCTGGGGGCGGCGGACGGATCCCTCTTCAATTGCCACCGCTTCTTCATGGAGAACCCGTCGCTTTCGGGCCGGGGCACCGCCGGGGCCAAGGATGCGCCGCGTATCCTTTGCGGGCGCGATGAGGAGACGGGGGCTGCCGCGAAAACCGGGTCCGGCTGA
- a CDS encoding Ppx/GppA family phosphatase has translation MSPDTQPRPAAAQHEEEWAPFGRPLFLDDGARALSRVGVVDVGSNSVRMVVFDGAARSPAYFYNEKIMCGLGKGLVQTGYLNPEGRVRALKALKRFALLAKGMEIGPLTVVATAATREAKDGPEFQADVLRETGLKLHVVDGPEEARLSAQGVLLGWPDAKGLVCDIGGNSMELARIGDGKVGKRVSTQLGPFRLLQLEGGVKKREAHIDRVLKDVQAQVKSEGERIYLVGGSWRVIARLDMERRNYPLLVLHEYRMTPESLLDTLDWIAASDLAVLRARTGTSVERMELVPIACEVLRELIKVLKPREIDISAYGIREGLLYEQMPERLRERDPLIEAARLTERSQARIPGLGKKLYEFLLPLFKGESAERMRLIKAACLLHDTTWRAHPDYRAEACFDNATRANLGGLDHPGRVFLGLSLLHRYKNSRAGNRMEALFRLLNDEELRLAEVLGKALRFGAMFAADDPAQAGRLTWSPKKRLLGLELTQDGEDLFGEVAQARFASLTTALKAKSKVTPAVRD, from the coding sequence ATGAGCCCTGACACCCAGCCCCGCCCCGCCGCCGCACAGCATGAGGAAGAATGGGCCCCCTTTGGCCGCCCGCTCTTTCTGGACGACGGCGCGCGGGCGCTGTCCAGGGTCGGCGTGGTGGATGTGGGGTCGAACTCGGTCCGGATGGTGGTCTTTGATGGTGCGGCCCGCAGCCCGGCCTATTTCTACAATGAAAAGATCATGTGCGGGCTTGGCAAAGGCCTTGTTCAGACCGGCTATCTGAACCCCGAAGGCCGGGTCCGGGCATTGAAGGCGCTCAAACGCTTTGCGCTTCTGGCCAAAGGGATGGAGATCGGCCCCCTGACCGTGGTCGCAACCGCTGCCACCCGCGAGGCGAAAGACGGGCCTGAATTTCAGGCCGATGTGCTGCGCGAAACCGGGCTGAAGCTGCATGTGGTCGACGGACCCGAGGAGGCGCGGCTTTCAGCCCAGGGGGTGCTTTTGGGCTGGCCCGATGCCAAGGGTCTTGTCTGCGATATCGGCGGCAATTCGATGGAACTGGCGCGGATTGGCGATGGGAAGGTCGGCAAGCGCGTCTCGACCCAGCTTGGCCCGTTCCGCCTGTTGCAGCTTGAGGGCGGCGTGAAAAAGCGCGAGGCGCATATCGACCGCGTGCTGAAAGACGTGCAGGCGCAGGTAAAATCCGAAGGTGAGCGGATCTATCTCGTCGGCGGCTCCTGGCGCGTGATCGCACGCCTCGATATGGAGCGGCGGAACTATCCGCTTCTGGTGCTGCATGAATACCGCATGACACCGGAAAGCCTTCTGGACACGCTGGACTGGATCGCGGCTTCGGATCTGGCGGTGTTGCGCGCCCGCACCGGCACCTCGGTCGAACGGATGGAACTGGTGCCGATCGCCTGCGAGGTGCTGCGCGAGCTGATCAAAGTGCTGAAGCCGCGCGAGATCGACATTTCCGCCTATGGCATCCGCGAGGGGCTATTATATGAGCAGATGCCCGAACGGCTGCGCGAACGGGATCCGCTGATCGAGGCGGCACGGCTGACCGAACGCAGCCAGGCCCGCATTCCGGGGCTGGGCAAAAAGCTTTACGAATTCCTGCTGCCGCTGTTCAAAGGCGAAAGTGCCGAGCGGATGCGGCTGATCAAGGCGGCCTGTCTGCTGCATGACACCACCTGGCGCGCGCATCCCGATTACCGCGCCGAGGCCTGTTTCGACAATGCGACCCGCGCCAATCTCGGCGGCCTCGACCATCCGGGCCGCGTCTTCCTCGGCCTGTCGCTCTTGCATCGCTACAAGAACAGCCGCGCCGGCAACCGGATGGAGGCGTTGTTCCGGCTCCTGAATGACGAGGAACTGCGCCTCGCCGAGGTGCTGGGCAAGGCTTTGCGCTTTGGGGCGATGTTTGCGGCGGATGATCCCGCCCAGGCCGGACGCCTGACCTGGTCGCCGAAAAAGCGGCTGCTCGGGCTGGAACTGACGCAGGACGGCGAGGATCTCTTTGGCGAAGTGGCCCAGGCCCGGTTTGCCTCGCTGACCACGGCGCTGAAGGCAAAATCAAAGGTCACCCCGGCCGTCAGGGACTGA
- a CDS encoding GNAT family N-acetyltransferase yields MPETAPDAAPADLRILAAVPEDSAAVAALWAPWIRDTAITFAPTPRSASEVAALIRDRNAAGHGFFVARDSGGDLLGFASYSQFRAGAGYARSMEHTVILAPEARGRGAGRALMAAVETHAKARGAHLMVAAVSGENPSARLFHEALGYRHCGTIPGAGFKFGRYLDLILLAKEL; encoded by the coding sequence ATGCCGGAAACCGCGCCGGATGCAGCCCCCGCAGATCTGCGCATCCTGGCGGCCGTGCCCGAAGACAGCGCCGCGGTTGCCGCACTCTGGGCGCCCTGGATCCGCGATACCGCGATCACCTTTGCCCCTACGCCGCGCAGCGCCTCCGAGGTCGCGGCCCTGATCCGCGACCGCAACGCCGCCGGACACGGCTTTTTTGTCGCCCGTGACAGCGGCGGTGATCTGCTTGGATTTGCAAGCTACAGCCAGTTTCGCGCCGGGGCCGGCTATGCCCGCAGCATGGAACACACCGTGATCCTCGCCCCCGAAGCCCGCGGGCGCGGGGCGGGGCGCGCCCTGATGGCTGCGGTGGAAACCCATGCGAAAGCGCGGGGGGCACATCTGATGGTCGCGGCGGTCTCGGGCGAGAACCCTTCGGCGCGGCTCTTCCACGAGGCACTCGGTTACCGCCATTGCGGCACCATCCCCGGAGCGGGGTTCAAATTCGGCCGCTATCTCGACCTGATCCTGCTGGCCAAGGAATTGTAA
- a CDS encoding molecular chaperone DjiA has protein sequence MSIWTRIAEALAALVRGEPLSVVFERLRGETSPEKSIGFTIAVIALGAKMAKADGEVSREEVTAFRRIFTVPDGEEAHAARVFNLAREDIAGFDAYARKIAYLFNPEERRLCADDHHVLLDVLEALFQIALADGNYHPGEDDFLRHVAGIFGLDDGCFNAVRARLVEGAPRDPHDVLGIPHGASIDMARTAWKRLVRDTHPDVMTARGVPPEAVHLAERRLIAINAAWEELSGREAA, from the coding sequence ATGTCAATCTGGACCCGCATTGCCGAAGCCCTTGCCGCCCTTGTCCGGGGCGAGCCACTTTCCGTGGTTTTTGAACGCCTGCGCGGCGAAACCAGCCCCGAGAAATCCATCGGGTTCACCATCGCGGTGATCGCCCTTGGCGCCAAAATGGCCAAGGCCGATGGCGAAGTCTCGCGCGAAGAGGTCACTGCCTTCCGCCGCATCTTCACGGTTCCCGATGGGGAAGAGGCCCATGCCGCCCGCGTCTTCAACCTCGCGCGCGAGGATATCGCGGGCTTTGACGCTTACGCCCGCAAAATCGCGTATCTCTTCAACCCCGAAGAGCGCCGGCTCTGCGCCGATGACCACCATGTGCTGCTTGATGTGCTTGAGGCACTGTTCCAGATCGCGCTGGCCGATGGCAATTACCACCCGGGCGAAGATGATTTCCTGCGCCATGTCGCTGGCATTTTCGGGCTGGATGACGGCTGTTTCAACGCGGTCCGCGCGCGTCTGGTCGAAGGCGCGCCGCGCGATCCGCATGATGTGCTGGGCATCCCGCATGGCGCCAGTATCGACATGGCCCGCACCGCCTGGAAACGGCTGGTCCGCGACACCCATCCCGATGTGATGACCGCGCGCGGCGTGCCACCCGAAGCGGTGCATCTGGCCGAACGCCGGCTTATCGCCATCAATGCCGCCTGGGAGGAACTTTCCGGGCGCGAAGCGGCCTGA
- a CDS encoding endonuclease/exonuclease/phosphatase family protein, which produces MPAAAPLPARRPGLRIATWNVEWFDRLFDDSGRGYEDHQPSARYGISRGAQLGALGLVFTALDADGIMIIEGPDTTSKRSTVRALEWFAQKYGLRARRVVHGFSSETEQEIAFLYDPDRMQAHHDPIGEPTGKRGPAGETTEAPRFDGTFRYDLDTDHTPDTIRFAKPPLELVLTLPTGRSLRLIGVHAKSKNPHGATNEASRIRISIENRRKQLAQCIWIRERVTEHLTRGEDIIVLGDFNDGPGLDEFEKLFGRSGVEIVLGQDRDPAQRLFDPNADMALCSRFGFCPTTARFYLAPQKRWFEALLDFVMVSPGLMVPEPEWRIWHPFQDPRIMALPELREALLQASDHFPVTVDLAL; this is translated from the coding sequence ATGCCAGCCGCTGCCCCCCTCCCTGCCAGGCGTCCGGGACTGCGCATCGCCACCTGGAATGTCGAATGGTTCGACCGGCTCTTCGACGATTCCGGGCGCGGCTATGAGGATCACCAGCCCTCGGCCCGCTATGGAATCAGCCGCGGTGCGCAGCTGGGCGCGCTCGGGCTCGTGTTCACCGCGCTGGATGCCGACGGGATCATGATCATCGAGGGGCCGGACACCACGTCGAAACGGTCGACCGTGCGCGCACTGGAATGGTTCGCGCAAAAGTACGGGCTCCGGGCGCGCCGCGTGGTGCATGGGTTTTCATCGGAAACCGAACAGGAAATCGCCTTTCTCTATGACCCCGACCGAATGCAGGCGCATCATGACCCGATCGGCGAGCCAACCGGCAAACGCGGGCCCGCGGGCGAGACCACCGAAGCGCCGCGCTTTGACGGCACTTTCCGCTATGATCTCGACACCGATCATACGCCCGACACCATCCGCTTTGCCAAACCGCCGCTGGAGCTGGTGCTGACCCTTCCCACCGGGCGCAGCCTGCGGCTGATCGGTGTCCATGCGAAATCGAAAAACCCGCATGGTGCGACGAATGAGGCCTCGCGCATCCGCATCTCTATCGAAAACCGCCGCAAGCAGCTGGCACAATGTATCTGGATCCGCGAACGCGTCACCGAACATCTGACGCGGGGCGAGGACATCATCGTATTGGGCGATTTCAACGATGGCCCGGGGCTCGATGAATTTGAAAAGCTCTTTGGCCGCAGCGGGGTCGAGATCGTGCTGGGTCAGGATCGCGATCCGGCGCAGCGGCTCTTTGACCCCAATGCCGATATGGCGCTGTGTTCGCGTTTTGGCTTTTGCCCGACCACGGCACGGTTTTACCTCGCGCCGCAAAAGCGCTGGTTCGAGGCGCTGCTGGATTTCGTCATGGTCTCTCCGGGGCTGATGGTCCCGGAACCGGAATGGCGGATCTGGCACCCGTTCCAGGATCCCCGCATCATGGCCCTGCCAGAGCTGCGCGAGGCGCTGCTTCAGGCCTCGGATCATTTTCCTGTCACAGTTGATCTGGCCCTCTGA